The following proteins come from a genomic window of Rhodohalobacter sp. 614A:
- a CDS encoding serine hydrolase domain-containing protein — translation MRYLKSFTFSCLIFLFVANTPANAQQNFDARKLDDFLSVLEENNKFMGSVAILDGDEVLFNEAYGFIDDSEESANSETVYRIGSITKTYTAAIILKLEEEGKIDLAAKLSEFYTDIPNADQISIENLLNHRSGLVNVTNVPEYSEYYTESVTHEEMLGRIKRYGTSFEPGEKYEYSNTGYILLGYIIEDVTAMSYADVLKEFITDPLDLNRTYYGGEISTNRGEAYSFNYSPEGWKQTPQTNMSIPHGAGAIVSTPTETAVFLNALFNGELISEGSLEKMKDLKDGYGMGIVRIPFYDKYAWGHNGGIDGFQTTSGHFPEENVTFVLFGNGFNYSLNDISIGVLNILFGREFEIPDFSEEPKQVQLSEQEMLAFTGSYSSEDISLKMEVFVESGVLKAQASGQGAFPLTAYENGIMKFEQAGITMVFENLVDDKFEEFELQQAGQKYAYSRNE, via the coding sequence ATGAGATATTTGAAAAGCTTTACATTTAGTTGCCTGATCTTTCTATTTGTTGCCAACACGCCGGCAAATGCCCAACAAAATTTCGATGCCCGGAAGCTTGATGATTTCCTATCAGTTTTGGAAGAGAATAACAAGTTTATGGGATCTGTAGCCATTCTCGATGGCGATGAAGTTTTGTTCAATGAAGCATATGGGTTTATCGACGACAGTGAGGAATCAGCAAACTCCGAGACCGTTTACCGTATTGGCTCCATTACAAAAACATACACGGCAGCCATAATTTTGAAGTTGGAAGAGGAAGGCAAAATTGACTTGGCGGCCAAACTGAGTGAGTTCTATACCGACATTCCGAATGCAGATCAAATTTCGATAGAGAATTTGTTGAATCACAGGTCTGGCCTGGTGAATGTGACAAACGTGCCTGAATACTCAGAGTATTACACGGAAAGTGTAACCCACGAAGAGATGTTGGGACGGATAAAAAGATACGGAACGTCTTTTGAACCTGGAGAGAAATACGAATACAGCAACACCGGGTATATTCTTTTGGGATACATCATCGAAGATGTAACCGCTATGAGTTATGCGGATGTTTTGAAAGAATTCATTACAGATCCGCTTGATTTAAATCGAACATATTATGGGGGTGAAATTTCCACAAACCGGGGGGAAGCGTATTCCTTCAACTACAGTCCCGAAGGATGGAAACAAACACCTCAAACAAATATGAGTATACCTCATGGAGCCGGCGCAATCGTCTCAACCCCGACAGAAACGGCTGTTTTCCTGAATGCTCTTTTTAATGGAGAATTGATATCGGAAGGGTCTTTAGAGAAAATGAAAGATCTCAAAGACGGGTACGGAATGGGAATTGTTCGTATTCCTTTTTACGATAAATACGCATGGGGGCATAATGGAGGAATTGACGGATTTCAAACCACTTCGGGACACTTTCCTGAGGAAAATGTGACATTCGTTCTTTTTGGAAATGGGTTCAATTACTCTCTGAATGATATTTCAATTGGTGTTCTCAATATTCTATTCGGAAGGGAATTTGAGATTCCGGATTTTTCAGAAGAACCCAAACAGGTTCAATTGAGCGAGCAGGAAATGCTGGCTTTTACCGGGAGCTATTCATCCGAAGACATATCGCTCAAAATGGAAGTTTTTGTTGAGAGTGGAGTTTTAAAAGCACAGGCGAGCGGACAAGGAGCGTTTCCGCTGACAGCCTATGAGAATGGAATTATGAAGTTTGAGCAGGCAGGAATTACCATGGTTTTCGAAAACCTGGTGGATGATAAGTTTGAAGAATTTGAGTTACAGCAGGCAGGACAAAAATACGCTTACTCTCGTAATGAGTAG
- the amaB gene encoding L-piperidine-6-carboxylate dehydrogenase encodes MKDFLSTLGIEHENSGTSTGQEFFKDNSSEKITSYTPSDGSEIATVYETTNSEYELVVKKSQEAFKEWRMMPAPQRGEIVRQIGEELRKYKEPLGKLVSYEMGKIYQEGLGEVQEMIDICDFAVGQSRMLYGNTMHSERPQHRMYEQWHPLGPVGIISAFNFPVAVYSWNAMIAAVCGDTVIWKGSEKTPLCGVAVQKIIGNVLKANDLPEGVFNLVTGGRDVGEWMTKDERIPLISATGSIRMGKQVAQTVGARLGKTILELGGNNAIIISENADLEMAVRAVVFGAVGTAGQRCTSTRRLIIHESVFEELKERLVSIYQSITIGDPLDEKTLVGPLIDRDAVQAMQNALIEIEEEGGKIITGGDVLEDIEGHYVKPAICEVENHYEIVQEETFAPILYLIKYSTLDEAIEYHNSVKQGLSSSMFTLDMREAETFLSHRGSDCGIANINIGTSGAEIGGAFGGEKETGGGRESGSDAWKAYMRRQTNTINWGDELPLAQGIEFDV; translated from the coding sequence ATGAAAGATTTTTTGAGCACGCTCGGTATCGAACATGAGAATTCCGGGACTTCCACCGGACAGGAATTTTTCAAGGACAATTCTTCTGAGAAAATCACGAGTTATACTCCATCCGATGGTTCTGAGATTGCTACTGTGTACGAAACAACTAATAGTGAATATGAGTTGGTTGTGAAAAAATCGCAGGAAGCATTCAAAGAGTGGCGAATGATGCCGGCTCCGCAACGCGGCGAGATTGTTCGACAAATTGGCGAAGAACTTCGAAAATACAAAGAACCGCTGGGGAAACTGGTCAGTTACGAAATGGGCAAAATTTACCAGGAAGGGCTGGGCGAGGTTCAGGAAATGATTGACATCTGTGATTTTGCAGTGGGTCAATCCCGAATGCTCTACGGAAATACGATGCACTCAGAACGGCCGCAGCACAGAATGTATGAGCAGTGGCATCCGCTGGGACCCGTAGGTATCATTTCTGCATTTAATTTTCCTGTAGCCGTTTACAGTTGGAATGCAATGATTGCAGCCGTCTGTGGAGATACTGTAATCTGGAAAGGATCAGAAAAAACGCCTCTTTGTGGCGTGGCTGTTCAGAAAATCATCGGAAATGTGTTGAAAGCCAATGATTTGCCGGAAGGCGTATTTAACCTGGTAACCGGTGGACGGGATGTGGGCGAGTGGATGACCAAAGACGAGCGAATTCCGTTGATTTCAGCAACAGGATCTATCCGGATGGGCAAACAGGTGGCTCAAACCGTGGGAGCCCGGCTGGGTAAAACCATTCTTGAGCTTGGCGGCAACAATGCAATCATCATCAGTGAAAATGCTGACTTGGAAATGGCAGTAAGAGCGGTTGTTTTTGGAGCTGTTGGAACGGCCGGCCAGCGCTGTACATCAACCCGAAGACTCATTATTCACGAATCGGTTTTTGAGGAACTGAAGGAAAGGCTGGTTTCGATTTATCAAAGTATCACGATTGGAGACCCGCTGGATGAAAAAACGTTGGTGGGCCCGCTTATTGATCGCGATGCGGTTCAGGCCATGCAAAATGCTCTTATTGAAATTGAAGAGGAAGGTGGGAAAATTATTACCGGGGGCGATGTACTTGAAGATATTGAAGGACACTATGTAAAACCCGCTATCTGCGAGGTGGAAAATCATTACGAGATTGTACAGGAAGAGACCTTTGCCCCGATTTTGTACCTCATCAAATATTCTACTCTGGATGAAGCCATTGAATACCATAATAGTGTAAAACAGGGACTTAGCTCGTCGATGTTTACACTGGATATGCGGGAAGCGGAGACATTCTTGAGTCACCGGGGTTCGGATTGCGGAATTGCCAACATTAATATCGGAACGAGTGGAGCCGAAATTGGCGGTGCTTTTGGAGGTGAGAAGGAGACCGGCGGCGGACGAGAATCCGGATCCGATGCATGGAAAGCTTATATGCGTCGCCAGACAAATACCATTAACTGGGGCGATGAATTACCTTTGGCCCAGGGAATCGAGTTTGACGTTTAA
- a CDS encoding TrmH family RNA methyltransferase has product MNIQPASNNQLKNWKKLQMGKYRKKSGFFLAEGVRCVEQILANGRVAIHELIIQKGWDLNQMSAQNDQPIYELEAADFELVSDTDNPQGIIAVCKIPEEISVHELSQKKGIILATDAIQDPGNLGTIIRTAAWFGVAGILLGTGTVDLFHPKVVRSTAGATGVLPYMTGNLDGHLQSLEKEHWKTYLLDAGDNSKNLGDISPSKKSILVVGNEGNGIDSNLFASTRQAVQISGKNSNVESLNAAIATSIVLHYFS; this is encoded by the coding sequence ATGAACATTCAACCTGCTTCCAATAACCAGTTAAAAAATTGGAAAAAACTGCAAATGGGAAAATACCGGAAGAAATCCGGGTTCTTTCTGGCTGAAGGCGTACGGTGTGTGGAACAGATTCTGGCAAATGGCCGGGTTGCCATTCACGAACTCATCATTCAAAAAGGATGGGATCTGAATCAAATGTCTGCCCAAAATGATCAGCCGATCTATGAGCTTGAAGCGGCCGATTTTGAATTGGTTTCGGATACGGATAATCCCCAGGGAATTATTGCCGTTTGTAAAATTCCCGAGGAAATTTCTGTTCATGAACTCTCTCAAAAAAAGGGAATTATTTTAGCTACAGATGCCATTCAGGATCCGGGAAATCTTGGAACTATTATCCGTACCGCCGCTTGGTTTGGGGTAGCAGGAATTCTTTTGGGAACGGGAACGGTGGATTTATTTCATCCAAAAGTGGTTCGAAGTACAGCAGGCGCCACGGGAGTCTTACCTTATATGACCGGGAATCTTGATGGTCACTTACAATCCCTTGAAAAAGAGCACTGGAAAACTTATCTGTTGGATGCCGGGGATAACTCAAAAAACCTTGGCGATATTTCTCCATCCAAAAAAAGCATTCTCGTTGTCGGTAACGAAGGAAACGGCATTGATTCAAACCTATTTGCTTCCACCAGGCAAGCGGTTCAAATAAGTGGAAAAAATTCAAACGTAGAAAGCCTGAATGCGGCCATTGCTACAAGTATCGTTTTACATTATTTCTCCTGA
- a CDS encoding TldD/PmbA family protein, whose amino-acid sequence MDRKQFLKIAGIGSAGVAFLPFINAEIFARQIPKSEKKRLAEIALETARQAGASYADIRIGRYLNQYISSREQRINNITNTESFGFGVRVLVDQTWGFAASNQVNESAIRQTTNQAIAIARANRGIQSESVQLAPVEGYGDVTWNTPIETNPFEVPMDEKVDLLMQINAAANDAGADFCSSNLFFVNEQKYFASTEGTFADQNIHRCWPTFTVTSINKEQGGFETRNSLAQPIGMGYEYVKNFGLVEEAREAAEQAIEKHSAKSVEPGQYDLVLDPTHLFLTIHESVGHPLELDRVLGYEANYAGTSFATLDKWESGDFQYGSDIVNIFADKTQPNALGTIGYDDDGVKTKEWDLIDDGVLVNYQAIRDQVHMIDQNESHGCCYADSWSSIPFQRMPNVSLRPGTEDRSVEDIISNTEDGIYIKGRGSYSIDQQRYNFQFGGQLFYEIKNGEITQMLSDVAYQSNTQEFWNSCAELGGQSTYELGGTFFDGKGQPSQVSAVSHGCPTTRFERVNVINTGRNI is encoded by the coding sequence ATGGACAGAAAGCAGTTTTTAAAAATCGCAGGAATTGGCAGTGCGGGTGTAGCTTTTCTCCCTTTCATAAATGCTGAAATTTTTGCCCGGCAAATTCCTAAAAGTGAAAAGAAAAGACTTGCCGAAATTGCTCTTGAAACGGCACGACAAGCTGGGGCTTCTTATGCCGATATCCGCATTGGGAGATACCTGAACCAGTACATTTCAAGCCGTGAACAACGGATTAACAACATCACAAATACAGAATCGTTCGGTTTTGGCGTACGTGTTCTCGTCGATCAAACCTGGGGATTCGCAGCTTCCAATCAAGTCAATGAAAGTGCTATCCGCCAAACCACCAACCAGGCAATAGCCATCGCAAGGGCTAATCGAGGTATCCAATCCGAATCCGTTCAGCTTGCTCCGGTGGAAGGATATGGAGATGTAACCTGGAATACACCCATCGAAACCAATCCGTTTGAAGTGCCGATGGATGAGAAAGTGGATCTGCTGATGCAAATCAATGCTGCAGCAAACGATGCCGGAGCTGATTTCTGCTCATCCAATCTGTTTTTTGTGAACGAACAAAAATACTTTGCATCGACTGAAGGAACGTTTGCCGATCAAAATATCCATCGATGCTGGCCAACATTTACAGTGACCAGTATTAACAAGGAACAAGGCGGGTTTGAAACAAGAAATTCACTGGCTCAACCAATTGGGATGGGATATGAATATGTGAAAAATTTCGGTTTGGTTGAAGAGGCGCGCGAAGCGGCCGAACAGGCTATAGAAAAACACTCGGCAAAAAGTGTGGAGCCGGGGCAGTATGATCTTGTGTTAGATCCCACACATCTCTTTTTAACCATTCACGAATCGGTAGGCCACCCTCTTGAGCTGGATCGTGTGCTTGGATATGAGGCCAATTATGCCGGCACCAGTTTTGCAACGCTGGATAAATGGGAATCCGGTGATTTCCAGTATGGAAGTGACATCGTAAATATTTTTGCTGATAAAACACAGCCAAATGCTCTGGGAACCATCGGTTACGACGATGACGGTGTAAAAACAAAAGAGTGGGATTTAATTGATGACGGAGTCCTGGTGAATTACCAGGCAATTCGTGACCAGGTTCACATGATCGATCAAAACGAATCGCATGGTTGTTGTTATGCCGACAGTTGGTCGTCTATCCCTTTTCAACGGATGCCGAACGTTTCTTTAAGACCCGGCACTGAGGACCGTTCAGTAGAAGACATTATCTCAAACACCGAAGACGGTATCTATATCAAAGGACGCGGATCGTATTCGATTGATCAGCAGCGATATAATTTCCAGTTTGGCGGACAATTATTTTATGAGATAAAAAATGGTGAAATAACGCAGATGCTGAGTGATGTTGCCTACCAGTCCAACACACAAGAGTTCTGGAATTCATGTGCAGAGTTGGGTGGCCAGTCCACCTATGAACTGGGTGGAACCTTTTTTGATGGAAAAGGGCAACCATCACAGGTAAGTGCCGTAAGCCATGGATGCCCGACAACCCGTTTTGAACGTGTGAACGTTATTAACACGGGCCGAAACATCTAA
- a CDS encoding TldD/PmbA family protein: protein MKRKDFLKIAGFGMGGMMIPLTGRTVDKFTSLAWLPNSEKKQLADTALNAAKMDGATYADIRIGRYLNQYVITREDKVQNTVNTESYGVGIRVIANGTWGFAATNEVTPEGVAAAAKQAVMIAKANSSINSEPVVLAPVQGHGEVSWKTPIQKNAFEVPIEEKVDYLLEVNDTAMQNGAQFASSFLFLVNEQKYFASTEGSYIDQDVHRIYPTLNATIVDRASGKFESIQNLSAPVGMGYEYLDGNAADKYDGIVTRYGNSYDMIEDARQIATAGQEKLTAKSVEAGQYTLVLDPTHLWLTIHESVGHPLELDRVLGYEANYAGTSFATLDKWEAGDFNYGSELVTLFADKTQPGSLGYVGYDDEGVKTKQWDLVKDGTLVNYQAIRDQVHIINQNESHGCCYADSWNSVQFQRMPNVSLAPGKQPLSVDDMIKDVEDGIYIVGDGSYSIDQQRYNFQFGGQLFYEIKNGEITGMLRDVAYQSNTQEFWNSCSAICDESDYRLGGSFFDGKGQPGQVSAVSHGSSTTRFDGVNVINTARNI, encoded by the coding sequence TTGAAAAGGAAAGACTTTTTGAAAATTGCAGGGTTTGGCATGGGGGGAATGATGATTCCTCTAACCGGGCGCACGGTAGATAAATTTACCTCGCTTGCATGGCTGCCAAACAGCGAAAAAAAACAACTTGCCGATACGGCGCTGAACGCAGCAAAAATGGATGGCGCAACCTATGCCGACATTCGCATAGGACGATATCTTAACCAATACGTCATTACTCGGGAAGACAAAGTACAAAACACGGTAAACACCGAATCCTATGGAGTTGGAATCCGCGTTATAGCCAATGGTACCTGGGGATTTGCCGCCACCAATGAAGTAACTCCGGAAGGAGTGGCCGCCGCCGCCAAGCAGGCCGTCATGATTGCAAAAGCAAATTCGAGCATCAATTCTGAGCCGGTTGTACTTGCTCCTGTTCAAGGCCACGGTGAAGTTTCCTGGAAAACCCCGATTCAAAAAAATGCCTTCGAAGTACCTATTGAAGAAAAGGTAGACTACCTTCTTGAAGTGAACGACACAGCCATGCAAAACGGCGCCCAGTTTGCAAGCAGCTTTCTGTTTCTGGTCAATGAACAGAAATATTTTGCATCCACCGAAGGATCTTACATCGATCAGGACGTTCACAGAATTTATCCTACCCTGAATGCTACCATTGTAGACAGAGCCAGTGGCAAGTTCGAATCAATCCAAAATTTGTCTGCCCCGGTTGGAATGGGTTATGAATACCTGGATGGAAACGCAGCAGATAAATACGATGGTATTGTAACACGATACGGCAACTCATATGATATGATTGAGGACGCCCGACAAATAGCTACTGCCGGTCAGGAAAAACTTACGGCCAAATCTGTAGAAGCCGGTCAATATACTTTGGTTCTCGATCCAACGCATTTATGGCTGACTATTCACGAGTCGGTTGGGCACCCACTTGAACTCGACCGGGTTCTGGGTTACGAAGCCAACTACGCCGGAACAAGTTTCGCCACTCTGGACAAATGGGAAGCCGGAGATTTTAATTATGGGTCCGAGTTGGTAACACTCTTTGCCGATAAAACCCAGCCCGGTTCTCTTGGATATGTTGGATATGACGATGAGGGAGTTAAAACCAAACAATGGGATCTGGTGAAAGACGGAACCCTCGTTAACTACCAGGCTATTCGTGATCAGGTGCACATTATCAACCAAAATGAGTCACACGGTTGTTGTTATGCCGATAGCTGGAACAGTGTTCAATTCCAGAGAATGCCAAATGTATCGCTTGCTCCCGGCAAACAACCACTGTCGGTAGATGATATGATTAAGGATGTGGAAGACGGTATTTATATCGTAGGTGATGGTTCGTACTCCATCGACCAGCAACGCTATAACTTCCAGTTTGGCGGACAGTTGTTCTATGAAATCAAAAACGGTGAAATTACCGGGATGCTCCGTGATGTTGCGTATCAATCCAACACACAGGAATTCTGGAATTCATGTTCTGCAATTTGTGATGAATCCGATTACAGGCTTGGCGGATCTTTCTTTGATGGAAAGGGCCAACCCGGACAGGTGAGTGCGGTTTCTCATGGAAGTTCTACCACCCGTTTTGACGGAGTTAATGTGATTAACACAGCCCGAAATATCTAA
- a CDS encoding TldD/PmbA family protein, translating to MAILTEDQAREIMQKVVKLSEADFCEVNLSGSKGGNIRYARNTVTTSGEEDNTSLVVQSSYGEKTGTATINEFDEASLEKVVRRSEELAELAPENPEFMEPLGPQEYKQSNTWSDSTANISPDYRAEAAANSINPSKNQDLVAAGFLEDGAGFSAIMNNKGLFAYNRETDVEFSVTIRTRDGRGSGWVSRDFNDVSNLDTASASQIAIDKSIGSADAVALEPGRYTVILEPHASAGLLQNMFYSLDARSADEGRSFMSKAGGGSRLGEKMFDERVTIYSDPFDPNVPETPWTGSGQPVEKTMWIENGVVKNLSYSRYWAKENDREPLPGPVNGIMLGGDKSTADLVAETERGILVTRTWYIRMVDPQSLLLTGLTRDGTFYIEDGEIKHAVKNFRFNESPVIMLNNVEEIGKPVRTSGNMIPPMKIRDFTFSSLSDAV from the coding sequence ATGGCCATTCTTACAGAAGATCAAGCTCGCGAAATCATGCAGAAAGTTGTTAAACTTTCAGAAGCAGATTTCTGTGAAGTGAACCTAAGCGGAAGCAAGGGCGGCAACATCCGCTACGCCCGTAATACTGTAACAACCAGCGGCGAAGAAGATAATACCTCTCTGGTCGTGCAATCCTCGTACGGGGAAAAAACGGGAACGGCAACCATCAACGAATTTGATGAGGCTTCCCTCGAGAAAGTCGTTCGCCGTTCAGAAGAGTTAGCCGAGCTGGCTCCAGAGAACCCGGAATTTATGGAACCTCTTGGACCACAGGAATACAAGCAATCAAATACCTGGTCTGATTCCACAGCAAACATCAGCCCGGACTATCGCGCCGAAGCTGCTGCAAACAGCATCAATCCAAGTAAAAATCAAGACCTCGTTGCAGCCGGATTTTTAGAAGACGGCGCCGGTTTCAGCGCTATCATGAACAATAAAGGGCTTTTTGCCTACAATCGGGAAACAGATGTTGAATTTTCCGTAACAATTCGAACCCGTGATGGACGAGGGTCCGGCTGGGTTTCCCGCGACTTCAATGATGTAAGCAATCTTGATACGGCTTCCGCTTCTCAAATTGCCATCGACAAATCGATTGGTTCTGCCGATGCCGTAGCACTTGAACCCGGGCGTTACACAGTTATTCTTGAGCCACATGCTTCCGCAGGTCTGCTACAGAATATGTTCTATTCTTTGGATGCAAGATCCGCCGATGAAGGACGAAGTTTCATGTCGAAAGCCGGTGGTGGTTCCCGCCTGGGTGAAAAAATGTTCGACGAACGGGTTACAATCTATTCTGATCCCTTTGATCCAAATGTTCCCGAAACACCCTGGACCGGATCAGGCCAACCTGTTGAAAAAACCATGTGGATTGAAAACGGTGTGGTTAAAAACCTGTCCTACTCACGCTACTGGGCGAAAGAAAATGACCGGGAACCTCTGCCGGGGCCTGTAAACGGAATCATGCTGGGTGGAGATAAATCTACGGCAGATCTTGTTGCCGAAACCGAACGTGGTATTTTGGTTACCAGAACATGGTACATCCGGATGGTAGATCCGCAGTCTCTGCTGTTAACAGGACTTACACGTGACGGTACATTCTATATCGAAGATGGCGAAATCAAGCATGCCGTTAAGAATTTCCGCTTTAATGAAAGTCCCGTTATTATGCTGAATAATGTGGAAGAAATAGGCAAGCCGGTTCGAACAAGTGGAAATATGATTCCGCCCATGAAGATTCGCGACTTTACATTCAGTAGTCTGTCAGACGCTGTCTAA
- a CDS encoding DUF4159 domain-containing protein, protein MPVASFFARNHSDFFFTRIQYESGNWYVDERMPRNLMHSLVEYTTLDVDTEERIIPLASDRILSSPFCYLTGHRLVQFNRKEQEHFEKLVYNGGFIFVDDCNHDIDGLFAKSFEEQMAEIFGPDALKKIPNNHPIYSSFFEFEDGPPTTSVELNGWGDDLVHDYLKAIEIDGKIRVLYSNKDYGCEWDYDFRNKRWYANDNTKFGVNIIMYAMNNKSSFS, encoded by the coding sequence ATGCCGGTAGCGTCGTTTTTTGCACGAAATCATTCGGATTTCTTTTTTACACGAATTCAATATGAATCAGGCAACTGGTATGTGGATGAACGAATGCCCCGCAACCTGATGCATTCCCTGGTGGAATACACCACGCTGGATGTGGATACCGAAGAGCGTATCATTCCCCTGGCAAGTGATCGAATTTTATCATCTCCATTTTGCTACCTGACGGGCCACCGCCTGGTTCAATTCAACCGAAAAGAACAAGAGCATTTTGAGAAACTGGTATACAATGGCGGGTTTATTTTTGTAGATGATTGCAATCATGACATTGACGGACTCTTCGCAAAATCTTTTGAGGAACAAATGGCTGAGATTTTCGGGCCGGACGCTCTGAAGAAAATCCCCAATAATCATCCCATCTACTCTTCTTTTTTTGAATTTGAGGATGGCCCGCCAACGACCAGCGTAGAGCTGAATGGCTGGGGAGACGATCTGGTACACGATTACCTCAAAGCCATCGAAATCGACGGAAAAATCCGGGTTCTTTACAGCAATAAAGATTATGGTTGTGAATGGGATTATGACTTTAGAAATAAACGTTGGTATGCAAATGACAACACCAAGTTTGGCGTAAACATCATTATGTATGCTATGAATAACAAATCATCATTTAGCTAA
- a CDS encoding AAA family ATPase: MLKKEIGKVIVGQEQIVEELLITFCAGGHALLEGVPGLAKTLMIRTLAEAIDTDFKRIQFTPDLMPTDIVGTEILEEDHGTGKRYFTFQKGPVFTNILLADEINRTPPKTQAALLEAMQEYRVTSGGNTFNLERPFFVLATQNPIEQSGTYPLPEAQLDRFLMFLKVDYPSETEEFDVLKKTTSDEFTEVKPVMNAEEVVKIQKLVRKVMISDDLISYVNSVVRNTRPGESSVAFVNEWVEWGAGPRAGQALILTAKARALIDQRYSVTLKDLSFVANAVLRHRLLLNFRAESEGITADQVTKNILKEIHPPQSNI; the protein is encoded by the coding sequence ATGCTAAAAAAAGAAATAGGGAAAGTAATTGTCGGACAGGAGCAGATCGTTGAAGAACTCCTGATCACATTTTGTGCGGGTGGCCATGCTCTGCTCGAGGGCGTTCCCGGACTGGCTAAAACGCTAATGATCCGCACCCTCGCCGAAGCCATTGATACGGATTTCAAACGGATTCAATTCACCCCGGACTTGATGCCGACCGACATCGTAGGCACGGAAATCCTCGAAGAAGATCACGGAACCGGTAAGCGGTATTTCACCTTTCAGAAAGGGCCTGTTTTTACGAATATTCTTCTGGCGGATGAAATCAACAGAACGCCGCCAAAAACACAGGCTGCCCTGCTTGAAGCGATGCAGGAATACAGGGTTACCTCCGGTGGAAATACATTTAATCTTGAACGACCTTTTTTCGTACTGGCCACTCAAAATCCCATCGAACAGTCCGGAACATATCCACTTCCGGAAGCACAGCTCGACCGGTTTCTCATGTTTCTAAAGGTTGATTATCCTTCTGAAACCGAAGAGTTCGATGTTCTTAAAAAAACAACCTCAGATGAATTTACCGAAGTAAAACCCGTGATGAATGCTGAGGAGGTTGTTAAGATTCAGAAACTGGTTAGAAAAGTAATGATCAGTGATGATCTGATTTCGTATGTAAATTCCGTGGTCAGAAACACCCGTCCGGGCGAATCCTCCGTGGCTTTTGTTAACGAGTGGGTTGAGTGGGGAGCCGGCCCACGGGCAGGCCAGGCACTTATTTTAACGGCCAAAGCCAGAGCTCTGATCGATCAGCGTTACTCTGTAACATTGAAGGATCTTTCATTTGTGGCAAACGCCGTACTCAGGCACCGGTTATTACTTAATTTCAGGGCAGAATCTGAGGGGATAACCGCTGATCAGGTTACTAAAAATATCCTCAAAGAAATCCATCCGCCTCAAAGCAATATTTAA
- a CDS encoding DUF58 domain-containing protein produces MSTLSSEIELLAAGNRLSILAKHIVDGFLIGMHKGTRRGIGTEFSQYRSYQPGDDIRQIDWKMYSRSDRYYIKESDVETSVTLRFFLDASASMLYEENAYSRFKYASLVTAALGTFAHRQGDAFALHIVNDKNQELLRESRNKHQLNRFYQMIESAECKGKWPVTEDWITDNVSSLKREFWVVCSDMLDSIDTWKSFVKLAETIGNEVHFFQILGANELSLPSREIMTVKDPESNQERNIRTSAVREQYQKNLAAYLDELKSSVISRRTHLDLISMETPVTEALRSILQRRQTS; encoded by the coding sequence ATGAGCACTCTTTCGTCAGAAATAGAACTTTTAGCAGCCGGAAACAGGCTCTCCATCCTTGCAAAACACATTGTAGATGGCTTTCTGATCGGGATGCACAAAGGTACACGGCGTGGAATCGGCACTGAATTCAGCCAATATCGAAGTTATCAGCCAGGAGATGATATTCGACAGATCGACTGGAAAATGTATTCCAGGAGCGACCGCTACTATATCAAAGAATCGGATGTAGAAACGTCTGTAACACTGCGCTTTTTCCTTGATGCATCGGCTTCTATGTTATATGAAGAAAATGCGTATTCCCGTTTTAAGTACGCTTCTTTGGTAACTGCTGCATTGGGAACTTTTGCACACCGGCAAGGGGATGCATTTGCACTTCACATCGTGAATGATAAAAACCAAGAGCTTCTTCGGGAAAGCAGGAATAAACATCAGCTGAATCGTTTCTACCAGATGATTGAGTCGGCAGAGTGCAAAGGCAAATGGCCTGTCACAGAGGATTGGATTACAGATAATGTGAGTTCTCTTAAGCGGGAATTCTGGGTGGTTTGTTCAGATATGCTGGATAGTATCGATACATGGAAATCATTTGTAAAACTGGCTGAAACAATCGGAAATGAAGTCCATTTTTTTCAAATCCTGGGAGCAAATGAACTGAGTCTGCCTTCACGGGAGATTATGACGGTTAAAGATCCGGAATCAAACCAGGAAAGAAACATTCGAACGTCAGCCGTTCGAGAACAATATCAAAAAAATCTGGCCGCGTATTTGGATGAACTGAAGAGCAGCGTCATCAGCAGAAGAACCCACCTGGATTTGATTTCTATGGAAACACCGGTCACGGAAGCCCTGAGAAGTATTTTACAGCGGAGGCAAACCTCATGA